The following coding sequences lie in one Flavobacterium cyclinae genomic window:
- a CDS encoding porin family protein, with protein MKKVILSAVAIMLFGFMSAQEKEQSKSDVKFGAKGGINFANLSGDDAGDATVYVGFNVGLFVEIPVTDKLIIQPELLYSAQGSKSEGPLVVEGSLYDVKATLKFNYINVPVMFKYKVAEKFSLEAGPYVGFLTAAKVKVEVAGYGSETEDIKDIVKSTDFGLALGMNYEFSDVIFANARYQGGLTQIGDSGDGDDIKNSVFQLGLGFRF; from the coding sequence ATGAAAAAAGTTATTTTGTCAGCCGTGGCTATTATGCTTTTTGGCTTTATGAGTGCTCAAGAGAAGGAGCAATCAAAATCTGATGTGAAATTTGGTGCTAAAGGTGGAATTAATTTTGCCAACCTTAGTGGTGATGATGCAGGTGATGCTACAGTTTATGTAGGTTTCAATGTAGGTTTGTTTGTTGAAATTCCAGTTACAGATAAATTAATTATCCAGCCAGAACTTTTGTATTCTGCACAAGGTTCAAAGTCAGAAGGCCCATTGGTTGTTGAAGGTAGTTTATATGATGTTAAGGCTACATTGAAGTTTAATTATATTAATGTTCCTGTTATGTTTAAATATAAAGTGGCAGAAAAATTTTCATTAGAAGCCGGACCTTATGTTGGTTTTTTAACCGCTGCTAAGGTAAAAGTAGAAGTTGCTGGATATGGTTCAGAAACGGAAGATATTAAGGATATTGTAAAATCAACAGACTTTGGACTTGCTTTAGGTATGAATTATGAGTTTTCAGATGTAATTTTTGCTAATGCAAGATATCAAGGAGGTCTAACACAAATTGGAGATTCAGGAGACGGTGATGATATTAAAAATTCGGTATTCCAATTAGGATTAGGTTTTAGATTCTAG
- a CDS encoding DUF5686 and carboxypeptidase regulatory-like domain-containing protein, whose product MKHQITLLLLFIASISFSQIKGTVKDKDGNPLPFVNIYIENTYIGTTSNELGKYELNTTEKKNVPLIFQYLGFKTQKHILNINSFPYEFDVTLEEEDFQLKEVLVVNGENPAYEIIRNTIKSKKKNAAKTDKFEADFYSRGIFRAKDIPKKFMGVEIGDLDGNLDSTRSGIIYQSETVSKIKFQKPDNLKEEIIASKIAGDDNGFSYNTALNTNYDFYENYVDLGINMVSPIADNAFNYYKFKLESTFYDDRNQLINKILVTPKRDKEPVFEGYLYIVEDTWAIYGVDFDIKGYRMQQPILETMKLTQNFSYNSENKIWAKNIQALDFQAGIFGMKFTGKFTHVFTNYNFKEAFEKKTFGKEVVTFAENANKKEASYWEENRPVPLTEEETSNYVKKDSIQTIRKSQVYLDSIDAKGNKFNLLKLITGYTYKNSYKNWNFNYQGVTNLGSLSFNTVQGWNLDSGFSFRKWNEETGKFTLISSTFNYGFAEDRLRVNGRFYHRFNNRNNAYISLYGGSAISQFNPSEPISNTINTVATLFFKNNYMKLYNKEFAEINYGREVTNGIYANGKLLYENRRALFNNTDYTMIKNDDLYLSNDPLQPDNNSSVPFENHHIMKASFGTRIHFGQKYISRPDGKINIQNDNYPILSFYYEKAFGASNSNYHYDLVSAIVSYNKTIGNKGDFGLRFKAGKFFNAENISFVDYKHFNGNQTHVNMMNNSLNAFNLLPYYSHSTNDAYLETHLEHNFKGYIMNKIPLLNKLQWNLIGGFHQLNIPNMKPYQEFTVGFDNIGFGKFRFLRIDYVRSYQNGYQGDGVMFGLKF is encoded by the coding sequence ATGAAACATCAAATTACCCTACTATTATTATTCATCGCAAGTATTTCTTTTTCCCAAATAAAAGGAACTGTAAAAGACAAAGATGGAAACCCATTACCCTTTGTGAATATCTATATTGAGAATACTTATATAGGTACTACTTCAAATGAATTGGGAAAATATGAATTAAACACTACTGAAAAGAAAAATGTGCCTTTAATTTTTCAATATTTAGGATTTAAAACCCAAAAACATATCTTAAATATAAATAGTTTTCCTTATGAATTTGATGTAACGTTAGAGGAAGAAGATTTTCAATTAAAAGAAGTGCTTGTAGTAAATGGCGAAAATCCGGCTTATGAAATTATTCGAAATACTATTAAATCGAAAAAGAAAAATGCTGCTAAAACAGATAAGTTTGAAGCTGATTTTTATTCTAGAGGTATTTTTAGAGCGAAGGATATACCTAAAAAATTCATGGGTGTTGAGATTGGTGATTTAGACGGCAACTTAGATTCAACACGTAGTGGTATTATTTACCAATCGGAAACGGTTTCTAAAATTAAATTCCAAAAACCTGATAACTTAAAAGAAGAAATCATTGCTTCTAAAATTGCAGGAGACGATAATGGTTTTAGCTACAACACAGCTTTGAATACCAATTATGATTTTTATGAGAACTATGTAGATTTAGGAATTAACATGGTTTCTCCTATTGCTGATAATGCTTTTAATTACTACAAATTCAAATTAGAAAGCACTTTTTATGATGATAGAAATCAATTAATCAATAAGATTTTAGTAACTCCAAAACGCGATAAAGAACCTGTTTTTGAAGGTTACCTTTATATTGTTGAAGATACTTGGGCTATATATGGAGTTGACTTTGACATCAAAGGATATCGCATGCAACAACCGATATTAGAGACAATGAAACTGACTCAAAACTTCAGTTACAATTCAGAAAATAAGATTTGGGCCAAAAACATTCAAGCTTTGGATTTTCAAGCAGGTATTTTTGGAATGAAGTTCACAGGAAAGTTTACGCACGTATTTACTAATTACAACTTTAAAGAGGCATTTGAAAAGAAAACCTTTGGAAAAGAGGTTGTTACTTTTGCTGAGAATGCAAACAAAAAAGAAGCTTCGTATTGGGAAGAAAATCGTCCGGTTCCATTAACAGAAGAAGAAACATCCAATTATGTAAAAAAAGACAGCATACAAACCATTCGAAAATCGCAAGTATATTTGGACTCGATTGATGCTAAAGGAAATAAATTCAACTTATTGAAATTAATAACTGGTTACACGTATAAGAATTCGTATAAAAATTGGAATTTCAACTATCAAGGTGTAACCAATTTAGGGTCGTTAAGTTTTAATACCGTTCAAGGTTGGAATTTAGATAGTGGTTTTTCATTTAGAAAATGGAATGAAGAAACAGGTAAATTTACTTTAATTTCTTCTACCTTCAATTATGGTTTTGCCGAAGATCGCCTTCGTGTTAACGGTCGTTTTTATCACCGATTTAATAATCGAAACAACGCTTACATTAGTCTATATGGAGGAAGTGCTATAAGTCAATTTAATCCGAGTGAACCAATTAGCAATACGATAAATACTGTTGCTACTCTTTTCTTTAAAAACAATTACATGAAATTGTATAATAAAGAGTTTGCTGAAATTAATTATGGTAGAGAAGTTACTAACGGAATTTATGCAAATGGAAAATTATTGTATGAAAACCGTCGTGCTTTATTCAACAACACGGATTATACCATGATTAAAAACGATGATTTGTATTTATCAAACGATCCGTTACAACCTGACAATAACTCTTCAGTTCCTTTTGAGAACCATCACATTATGAAAGCTAGTTTTGGAACGCGCATACATTTTGGACAAAAATACATATCGCGCCCTGACGGAAAAATCAACATCCAAAACGACAATTATCCTATTTTAAGTTTTTACTATGAAAAAGCTTTTGGAGCAAGCAATAGTAATTATCATTATGATTTAGTAAGTGCCATTGTAAGCTACAATAAAACGATAGGAAATAAAGGGGATTTTGGCTTACGTTTTAAAGCCGGAAAATTCTTTAATGCTGAGAATATTTCGTTTGTAGATTATAAACATTTTAATGGAAATCAAACGCATGTTAACATGATGAACAATTCATTGAATGCATTTAATTTATTACCTTATTACAGTCACTCTACGAATGATGCGTATTTGGAAACGCATTTAGAACACAACTTTAAAGGCTATATCATGAATAAGATTCCGTTACTAAACAAATTGCAATGGAATTTAATTGGTGGATTTCATCAGTTAAACATCCCTAACATGAAACCCTATCAAGAGTTTACTGTTGGGTTTGACAACATTGGTTTTGGTAAATTTAGATTCTTACGAATTGATTATGTAAGAAGCTACCAAAATGGTTATCAAGGTGATGGTGTAATGTTTGGGTTGAAGTTTTAG
- a CDS encoding sulfite exporter TauE/SafE family protein → METYIIIFLCIASFIAGFIDAIVGGGGLIQTPAALILLPKLPVASIIGTLKIPGFSGTSMATYHYLKSAKVNWKLFIVIAIISFAFAYIGSSLLNVMQNDFMKPLLFVILVLLLIYTYFKKDFGQFQINKLSKKQTYIYGSIICVFLGFYDGFIGPGTGSLLIMAFIAVLGFDFLQANIYAKLVNLATNIGSITLFVLKGKIIWTIAIPMAICNVTGSWLGARLAISKGNGFIRVFFLIVVGLALLRFGYDVFLK, encoded by the coding sequence ATGGAGACTTACATTATCATTTTTCTCTGCATCGCGTCCTTCATAGCGGGTTTTATAGACGCTATAGTTGGTGGTGGTGGATTAATTCAAACACCTGCAGCTTTAATTTTATTACCTAAATTACCTGTTGCCTCTATTATTGGAACGCTAAAAATCCCAGGTTTTAGTGGAACTAGTATGGCAACATACCATTATTTAAAATCGGCAAAAGTAAATTGGAAGCTATTCATTGTAATAGCTATAATTTCTTTTGCATTTGCTTATATAGGTTCGAGTTTGCTCAATGTAATGCAAAACGATTTTATGAAACCCCTGCTTTTTGTTATTCTAGTACTTCTTTTAATTTATACCTATTTTAAAAAAGATTTTGGTCAATTTCAAATCAACAAACTTTCAAAGAAGCAAACCTATATCTACGGAAGTATTATATGTGTTTTCTTAGGTTTTTATGATGGATTCATTGGACCAGGAACTGGAAGCTTGTTAATCATGGCTTTTATTGCGGTTTTGGGTTTCGATTTTTTACAGGCTAATATTTATGCAAAATTAGTCAACTTGGCAACCAACATTGGTTCTATTACCTTATTTGTATTAAAAGGAAAAATCATCTGGACGATTGCTATTCCCATGGCAATTTGTAATGTTACCGGTTCGTGGTTAGGCGCTAGATTGGCTATTTCTAAAGGCAACGGATTTATTCGTGTTTTCTTTTTAATTGTAGTAGGATTAGCGTTGCTTCGTTTTGGATATGATGTCTTTTTGAAGTAA
- a CDS encoding porin family protein, whose translation MRKTIATLILLVLGTGISQAQLLKFGVKAGVNFANYTGGDVSGMDFKTITSYHGGMIMEVKLFENLALQPELLYSTQGSELKGLGDQIKNELGYISIPVLAKFYLTSNELSLELGPQASFLVSERNEVSSNDTNSFEFGLAGGLSYKITKSIFVSGRYVAGLTEAKKDADVKNSVIQFSVGYLF comes from the coding sequence ATGAGAAAAACAATCGCAACCCTCATTTTACTTGTTCTAGGAACAGGTATTTCACAAGCCCAACTTTTAAAGTTTGGTGTTAAAGCCGGAGTTAACTTTGCCAATTATACCGGAGGAGATGTTTCGGGTATGGACTTTAAAACCATAACCAGTTATCATGGCGGTATGATCATGGAAGTTAAACTATTTGAAAACCTAGCATTGCAACCCGAACTTTTATATTCTACACAGGGTTCTGAATTAAAAGGATTAGGGGATCAAATCAAAAATGAATTGGGCTACATTTCTATTCCAGTGTTAGCGAAGTTTTATTTAACTTCAAACGAACTAAGTTTAGAACTAGGTCCGCAAGCTTCATTTTTAGTTAGCGAACGTAATGAAGTAAGTTCTAATGACACCAATTCATTTGAGTTTGGTTTAGCAGGTGGTTTAAGTTATAAAATCACCAAAAGTATTTTTGTTTCCGGACGATATGTAGCAGGTTTAACAGAAGCCAAAAAAGATGCTGATGTAAAAAATTCGGTAATTCAGTTTTCTGTTGGGTATTTATTTTAA
- a CDS encoding type II toxin-antitoxin system YafQ family toxin, whose product MYTITTTNKFDKSLKLCKKRNYDLSLLQVVIDLLQKEGKLPQKYKPHKLSGNYKDCWECHIKPDWLLVWKQNDTELILLLLDTGTHSDLF is encoded by the coding sequence ATGTATACTATTACTACAACCAACAAATTTGATAAAAGTTTAAAACTTTGTAAAAAGAGAAATTATGATTTGTCTTTATTGCAAGTAGTTATTGACTTACTCCAAAAAGAAGGTAAGTTACCACAAAAATATAAACCGCATAAATTATCCGGAAATTATAAGGATTGTTGGGAATGTCACATAAAACCAGATTGGCTTTTAGTTTGGAAACAAAACGATACTGAATTAATATTACTATTATTGGATACAGGAACGCATAGCGATTTGTTTTAG
- the murA gene encoding UDP-N-acetylglucosamine 1-carboxyvinyltransferase codes for MGTFKIEGGKPLKGDITPQGAKNEALQVLCPVLLTSEKVRITNIPDIIDVNKLITLLGNLGVKIQKNGPGDYTFQADEVNVNYLKTEAFKKEGGSLRGSIMIVGPLLARFGCGYIPKPGGDKIGRRRLDTHFEGFINLGAKFRYEREDHFYGVEIDGRLQGSYMLLDEASVTGTANIVMAAVLAEGTTTIYNAACEPYLQQLCKMLNSMGAKITGVGSNLLTIEGVESLGGCEHRILPDMIEIGSWIGLAAMTRSEITIKNVSWDNLGQIPNVFRKLGITLERKGDDIYIPAHKDGYEIKTDIDGSILTIADAPWPGFTPDLLSIVLVVATQAKGDVLIHQKMFESRLFFVDKLIDMGAKIMLCDPHRAVVMGHNFQSQLKATTMSSPDIRAGISLLIAALTAKGTSTIQNIEQIDRGYERIDERLRAIGANIVRV; via the coding sequence ATGGGAACATTTAAAATTGAAGGAGGAAAACCATTAAAAGGGGATATAACCCCTCAGGGAGCAAAAAATGAAGCTTTACAAGTTTTGTGTCCGGTTTTATTAACTTCTGAAAAAGTTAGAATTACCAATATTCCAGATATTATTGATGTAAATAAATTAATTACACTTTTAGGAAACTTAGGGGTTAAAATTCAAAAAAATGGACCTGGTGATTATACGTTTCAAGCCGATGAGGTAAATGTAAACTACTTAAAAACAGAAGCTTTCAAAAAAGAAGGTGGAAGTTTAAGAGGTTCAATTATGATTGTAGGACCGCTATTAGCACGTTTTGGTTGTGGATACATTCCTAAGCCTGGAGGTGATAAAATTGGTCGTCGTCGTTTAGATACGCACTTTGAAGGTTTTATTAATCTTGGTGCTAAATTTAGATACGAAAGAGAAGACCATTTCTACGGAGTGGAAATCGACGGAAGATTACAAGGTTCTTATATGTTGTTAGACGAAGCTTCGGTAACCGGAACGGCTAATATTGTAATGGCTGCCGTTTTAGCAGAAGGAACAACAACGATTTATAATGCAGCTTGCGAACCTTACTTACAGCAATTGTGTAAAATGTTAAATTCGATGGGTGCGAAAATCACCGGTGTTGGGTCTAATTTACTTACAATTGAAGGTGTGGAAAGTTTAGGCGGTTGCGAACACAGAATTTTACCGGATATGATTGAAATCGGTTCTTGGATTGGTCTTGCAGCTATGACAAGAAGCGAAATTACGATTAAAAATGTGAGTTGGGATAACTTAGGGCAAATTCCAAACGTATTTAGAAAATTAGGAATTACACTTGAAAGAAAAGGCGATGATATCTACATTCCTGCACATAAAGACGGATATGAAATCAAAACCGATATCGATGGTTCAATTTTAACTATTGCCGATGCTCCATGGCCAGGATTTACACCTGACTTGTTAAGTATCGTTTTAGTTGTAGCAACTCAAGCTAAAGGAGATGTGTTAATTCACCAAAAAATGTTTGAAAGCCGTTTGTTCTTCGTAGATAAATTAATCGATATGGGAGCAAAAATTATGTTATGTGACCCACACAGAGCAGTGGTTATGGGACATAACTTCCAATCGCAACTAAAAGCAACTACTATGAGTTCTCCAGATATTAGAGCCGGAATTTCATTATTAATTGCCGCTTTAACAGCAAAAGGAACTTCAACCATTCAAAATATCGAACAAATCGACAGAGGTTACGAGCGCATCGACGAAAGACTTCGCGCTATCGGAGCTAATATTGTAAGAGTATAA
- a CDS encoding porin family protein yields MKKMIFSALALVVFGVSQAQEIKYGAKAGLNISNVSGDIENNKPLIGAHLGAFVEVKLTDKFAFQPELLFSMQGVKIDYSESAVDYSYSYKEDNKINYLNVPLMAKYFATEKLFLEAGPQIGFVLSAKSDIEETETFMGITDSFSGDVDIKDNLKSVDFGLNFGLGYEFTSQFFASARYNVGLTNINNASGSSADLKNGVVQFSFGYKF; encoded by the coding sequence ATGAAAAAAATGATTTTTAGTGCTCTTGCACTAGTAGTATTTGGAGTTTCTCAAGCTCAAGAAATTAAATATGGAGCAAAGGCAGGTTTAAATATCTCTAATGTTTCAGGTGATATTGAAAATAATAAGCCATTGATAGGAGCTCATTTAGGTGCTTTTGTTGAAGTTAAATTAACAGATAAGTTTGCTTTTCAACCAGAGTTATTGTTTTCTATGCAAGGAGTGAAAATTGATTATTCTGAGAGTGCTGTAGATTATTCTTATAGTTACAAAGAGGACAATAAAATTAATTATTTAAACGTGCCATTAATGGCAAAATATTTTGCAACAGAAAAGTTGTTTTTAGAAGCAGGTCCACAAATTGGATTTGTTTTAAGTGCTAAAAGTGATATAGAAGAAACAGAAACTTTTATGGGTATTACGGATTCATTTTCTGGAGATGTAGATATTAAAGATAATTTAAAATCTGTTGATTTTGGTTTAAATTTTGGGTTGGGTTATGAATTTACATCTCAATTTTTTGCATCAGCACGCTACAATGTTGGTTTAACTAATATTAACAACGCAAGTGGTTCAAGTGCAGATTTAAAAAATGGAGTTGTGCAATTCTCTTTTGGATATAAATTTTAA
- a CDS encoding outer membrane protein, with product MKKVLLSAVALLAFGFANAQEEKSNEGFAKGDVFVSGAFTYSSAKTGDFKENAFTIAPKVGYFVTENIAVGGMLGYSSNKIDNGAADATNSGFGLGAFGRYYFTPASKFSLFGELAFDYMTLDSEFYFDQTIGDYVVPGNSFETKQFGVNLGLGMNYFVSSNFSLEAGVGVLGYSSNDNGGGSGVDSTNTFNFGGDWTAVTFGVNYKF from the coding sequence ATGAAAAAAGTTTTATTATCTGCTGTAGCATTATTAGCTTTTGGTTTTGCTAACGCACAAGAAGAAAAAAGTAACGAAGGTTTCGCAAAAGGTGATGTATTCGTATCAGGAGCATTTACTTACAGCTCTGCTAAAACTGGAGATTTTAAAGAAAATGCTTTTACTATTGCTCCTAAAGTAGGTTATTTCGTAACTGAAAACATTGCTGTAGGTGGTATGTTAGGTTATTCATCAAACAAAATTGACAATGGTGCTGCAGATGCTACTAATTCAGGTTTCGGATTAGGAGCTTTTGGACGTTATTATTTTACTCCAGCATCTAAATTTTCTTTATTTGGAGAATTGGCTTTTGATTACATGACTTTAGACAGTGAGTTTTATTTTGATCAAACAATTGGAGATTATGTTGTGCCAGGAAATTCATTTGAAACTAAACAATTTGGTGTAAACTTAGGTTTAGGTATGAATTATTTTGTATCTTCTAACTTCTCTTTAGAAGCTGGTGTAGGTGTTTTAGGTTACTCTTCTAACGATAATGGTGGTGGATCAGGTGTTGATTCAACAAATACTTTTAATTTTGGAGGTGATTGGACTGCAGTAACTTTCGGAGTTAACTACAAATTCTAA
- a CDS encoding DUF4290 domain-containing protein has product MQEQVSNLEYNSQRPHLIIPEYGRHLQKLIDQATAIEDRDERNKAAKYIISVMGSLNPHLRDVLDFQHKLWDQLFIMSDFKLDVDSPYPIPSKELLSQKPERLQYPQNFPKYRFYGNNIKYMIDVANSWEESELKNALVLVIANHMKKCYLSWNKDTVTDEVIFEHLLELSGGKLNLSKSNEELSNTHDLMKVNKKVSNKTQFSSNKPGIVKKNNNNKGHMNKNNQNKNTFKK; this is encoded by the coding sequence ATGCAAGAACAAGTAAGCAACTTAGAATATAATTCGCAACGTCCGCATTTAATTATTCCAGAATACGGAAGACATTTGCAAAAATTAATCGATCAAGCCACGGCTATTGAAGATCGTGACGAGCGAAACAAAGCAGCAAAATACATTATTTCGGTAATGGGTTCTTTGAATCCACATTTACGTGATGTATTGGATTTTCAACATAAATTATGGGATCAATTGTTTATCATGTCTGATTTTAAATTGGATGTCGATTCTCCGTATCCTATTCCGTCTAAAGAATTGTTATCTCAAAAACCAGAGCGATTACAATATCCACAAAATTTCCCAAAATATCGTTTTTACGGAAACAACATCAAATACATGATTGATGTAGCGAATAGCTGGGAAGAAAGCGAATTAAAAAATGCTTTAGTTTTAGTAATTGCAAATCACATGAAAAAATGTTACTTGAGTTGGAACAAAGATACGGTTACAGACGAAGTAATTTTTGAACATTTATTAGAACTTTCGGGAGGTAAATTAAATCTTTCTAAATCCAATGAGGAGCTTTCTAATACACACGATTTGATGAAAGTGAACAAGAAAGTATCCAATAAAACGCAATTTAGTTCCAATAAACCCGGAATTGTTAAGAAAAATAACAACAATAAAGGGCACATGAATAAAAACAATCAAAACAAAAATACATTTAAAAAATAG
- a CDS encoding GxxExxY protein, translating into MEVDKLTEQVIGLAIEVHRHLGPGLLESAYQECLYYELSKANLKVEREKKLPISYKEIRIDHGYRIDLLIEDRLVIELKAVDVITDVHKAQIISYLRLGKYKTGLLINFNTKLLSKGITRFSV; encoded by the coding sequence ATGGAAGTAGATAAGTTAACGGAACAAGTAATTGGTTTAGCTATTGAAGTTCATCGGCATTTGGGACCAGGATTATTGGAATCTGCTTATCAGGAATGTTTGTATTATGAATTAAGTAAAGCTAATTTGAAAGTAGAACGAGAAAAAAAACTTCCTATTTCCTATAAAGAGATTAGAATTGATCATGGATACAGAATTGATTTATTAATAGAAGATAGATTGGTAATAGAATTAAAGGCGGTTGATGTTATTACTGATGTTCACAAGGCTCAAATTATTTCTTATTTAAGGCTTGGAAAATATAAAACTGGATTACTAATTAATTTTAATACAAAATTATTATCTAAGGGAATTACAAGATTTTCCGTGTAA
- the aroQ gene encoding type II 3-dehydroquinate dehydratase: protein MKIIIINGPNLNLLGKREPEVYGNETFDSYFEKLQLQFPTISLEHFQSNIEGELISKIQEVGFTYDGIILNAGAYTHTSIGIGDAVKAITTPVVEVHISNTFARESFRHQSYISPNAKGVVIGFGLMSYELGIRAFE, encoded by the coding sequence ATGAAGATTATCATCATCAATGGCCCTAATCTTAATCTATTGGGAAAAAGAGAACCAGAAGTATACGGTAATGAAACTTTTGATTCCTATTTTGAGAAATTACAATTACAGTTTCCTACAATTTCATTAGAACATTTTCAAAGTAATATTGAAGGCGAACTGATTTCTAAAATTCAAGAGGTTGGATTTACTTATGATGGTATAATCTTAAATGCAGGTGCTTATACTCATACTTCAATAGGTATTGGTGATGCTGTTAAAGCAATCACAACTCCGGTTGTGGAAGTTCATATTTCCAATACTTTTGCTCGAGAATCTTTCCGCCATCAGTCTTATATTTCTCCTAATGCTAAAGGAGTTGTTATTGGTTTTGGATTGATGAGTTATGAATTGGGGATAAGGGCTTTTGAGTAG